A portion of the Paenibacillus hamazuiensis genome contains these proteins:
- a CDS encoding ABC transporter permease yields MRRTILRMAGMSRIAVRQRMHFRFDFIMTLISTLMFSLMYYMLWKAIYHYSANMALPWEQLITYVMVGQAVNFARWSPAERAPTYETASRVRSGDIALDLIRPIDFQTQRFLEAVGFFVVELLWVNVPAMLLLILFLGISPPAGLSALLGFAASLVIAFLVAFSLNSIVMMISFLTTNTFGVQLAKRAIVDIFAGTLIPFDFFPIWLKGIVEYLPFQAMAYIPLSIYTGKLTGTAMIEALLEQCVWALIMLLISRLLWMKAAKRLTINGG; encoded by the coding sequence ATGAGGCGGACGATACTTCGCATGGCCGGGATGTCGCGCATTGCCGTCCGCCAGCGGATGCACTTCCGGTTTGATTTTATAATGACTCTTATTTCAACGCTGATGTTCAGTCTCATGTACTACATGCTTTGGAAAGCGATCTACCATTATTCGGCGAATATGGCGCTGCCTTGGGAGCAGCTGATCACTTATGTGATGGTGGGGCAGGCGGTCAACTTCGCCCGCTGGTCTCCCGCCGAGCGCGCTCCGACCTATGAGACCGCATCGCGGGTGCGTTCCGGCGATATCGCGCTCGACTTGATCCGTCCGATCGATTTTCAGACGCAGCGATTTCTGGAGGCGGTCGGCTTTTTTGTAGTAGAGCTGCTGTGGGTCAACGTTCCGGCGATGCTGCTGCTGATTCTCTTTCTGGGCATTTCGCCGCCTGCCGGATTATCCGCGCTGCTCGGATTTGCCGCTAGTCTTGTCATCGCGTTTTTGGTCGCTTTCAGCCTGAACTCGATCGTGATGATGATTTCATTTTTGACGACGAACACGTTCGGGGTACAACTCGCCAAAAGAGCGATTGTCGATATTTTTGCGGGAACGCTTATTCCGTTTGATTTTTTCCCGATATGGCTGAAAGGGATTGTGGAATATTTGCCGTTCCAGGCAATGGCGTACATTCCTTTGTCGATTTATACGGGAAAATTGACCGGGACGGCGATGATCGAGGCGCTTTTGGAGCAGTGCGTCTGGGCGCTCATCATGCTGCTGATCAGCCGGCTGCTGTGGATGAAGGCGGCCAAACGGCTGACCATCAATGGGGGGTAA
- a CDS encoding ABC transporter permease, translating to MSAYISVLKLRFINGLQYRSAALAGVLTQLFFGFIFIMIFVAFYSQSAAQPPITLKELVAYIWLQQIFLAFIALWYRDGEIFSLITSGNIAYELCRPCGIYRFWFAKLLAQRFSSAILRCFPILLVVLILPEPYRLSPPPSPAAFGLFISALLLGLLVNVAISMLIYISVFWTMSPTGSTLMIAVTGEFFSGMILPIPLMPTWLQNIAYALPFRWTADFPFRVYSGQIPQAEAMWGILAQLLWLAVMAGIGAWSLRRALRQVVVQGG from the coding sequence ATGAGCGCCTATATATCGGTTTTGAAGCTGCGCTTCATCAACGGACTGCAGTACCGTTCAGCCGCTTTGGCCGGCGTTCTGACGCAGCTGTTTTTCGGCTTCATTTTCATTATGATTTTTGTCGCGTTTTACAGCCAAAGCGCCGCGCAGCCGCCGATCACGTTAAAAGAGCTGGTCGCGTACATTTGGCTGCAGCAGATCTTTCTCGCTTTTATCGCGTTATGGTACCGGGACGGTGAAATTTTTTCGCTGATTACAAGCGGCAACATCGCTTATGAGTTATGCCGCCCCTGCGGCATTTACCGGTTCTGGTTCGCCAAGCTGCTGGCCCAGCGATTCTCGAGCGCCATTCTTCGCTGCTTCCCGATTTTGCTTGTCGTCCTCATTTTGCCGGAACCGTACCGTCTCAGCCCGCCGCCTTCTCCGGCTGCGTTCGGATTATTTATATCCGCGCTGCTGCTCGGACTGCTTGTCAATGTCGCGATCTCCATGCTGATCTACATATCCGTATTTTGGACGATGTCGCCCACCGGCTCGACGCTGATGATCGCGGTGACCGGCGAATTTTTTTCCGGAATGATTTTGCCGATCCCGCTTATGCCGACATGGCTGCAAAATATCGCTTACGCGCTGCCGTTCCGCTGGACGGCGGATTTTCCGTTCCGTGTTTACTCCGGACAAATTCCGCAGGCGGAGGCGATGTGGGGTATCCTCGCACAGCTGCTCTGGCTGGCCGTCATGGCCGGCATCGGAGCGTGGAGCCTGCGCAGAGCACTGCGCCAAGTTGTGGTACAAGGAGGTTGA
- a CDS encoding AAA family ATPase: protein MFLRSLELLRTAVGDPNRYPFSIPALRSLESITFRSNVTFFVGENGSGKSTLLEAIAYQCGFNTAGGGRNNYFDVEASQSALGNAIRLSWFPKITNGFFLRAETFYHFATHIDSMPASLQYYGGKSLHEQSHGEAFLSLFKNRFGKKAIYLLDEPEAALSPARQLALLRIIKNLEAEAQFIIATHSPILLGYPDAQILNFDSPPISEIRYEDTLHYLVTRRFLEKRQAVLKELFDDESD, encoded by the coding sequence ATGTTTTTAAGATCCCTCGAACTTTTACGAACCGCTGTCGGCGACCCGAACCGTTATCCTTTTTCGATACCGGCTTTGCGTTCTCTGGAATCCATTACTTTTCGAAGCAACGTTACGTTTTTTGTTGGGGAAAACGGCTCGGGGAAATCGACGCTGCTGGAAGCTATCGCCTACCAGTGCGGCTTCAACACGGCGGGCGGCGGGAGAAACAACTACTTTGACGTGGAAGCTTCGCAATCCGCACTGGGGAATGCTATCCGCCTTTCCTGGTTTCCCAAGATTACGAACGGCTTTTTCTTAAGGGCGGAAACCTTCTATCATTTCGCAACCCATATCGACAGCATGCCGGCAAGCTTACAATATTATGGCGGAAAATCGCTGCACGAACAATCGCACGGAGAAGCGTTCCTCTCCCTTTTTAAAAACCGCTTCGGTAAAAAAGCGATCTATTTGCTGGACGAGCCGGAGGCTGCGCTGTCGCCCGCAAGGCAGTTGGCCCTGCTGCGAATTATCAAGAATCTTGAAGCTGAGGCACAATTTATTATTGCTACGCATTCGCCGATTTTGCTCGGATACCCGGATGCGCAAATATTGAATTTCGATAGTCCGCCGATCAGCGAAATCAGGTACGAAGATACGCTGCATTATTTGGTTACCCGACGGTTTCTGGAAAAAAGGCAAGCCGTGTTAAAGGAATTATTCGACGACGAATCGGATTAA
- a CDS encoding aspartate aminotransferase family protein codes for MLFDGKTGAAASELLRQARKSVMDVAVRPDIVMERGEGMYLWDTEGNRYLDFIGGWAVNCLGHSPAAIREALQRQAAVLVNASPSFYNKPMIELAGLLTDISCFDKVFFASSGAEANEGAIKLARKHGVKNLGGAYEIVCIENGFHGRTLATMSATGKKQWEPLFAPKVSGFRHVPLNDFEACAAAITDRTCAVMLEPVQGEGGVHPADAAFLHRLRQICDERGIMLIFDEIQTGIGRTGNMFAYEHYGVQADVMTLGKGIGGGFPLSALLVKEKFNIFEPGDQGGTYSGQPLAMAVGSAVIREVVRRELPRNADTQGKYIVAELQRLAKKHPIANIRGMGLLLAFDLPAGQGPNLVSECLKEGLLINSPNAGTIRLMPPLIVAKGEIDDMVERLDKVLDRTSPLSIVCS; via the coding sequence ATGCTTTTTGACGGAAAAACCGGCGCTGCCGCTTCGGAACTGCTAAGGCAAGCGAGGAAATCGGTGATGGATGTCGCGGTGCGGCCGGATATTGTGATGGAGCGCGGCGAAGGCATGTACCTTTGGGATACGGAGGGCAATCGATACCTCGATTTTATAGGCGGCTGGGCGGTAAACTGCCTCGGGCACTCTCCTGCCGCAATTCGGGAAGCGCTGCAGCGCCAGGCGGCGGTTTTGGTGAATGCGAGCCCGTCGTTTTACAACAAGCCGATGATTGAGCTCGCAGGGCTGCTGACGGACATTTCCTGCTTCGATAAAGTATTTTTCGCCTCCAGTGGGGCGGAAGCGAATGAGGGCGCAATCAAGCTGGCGAGAAAGCACGGGGTTAAAAACCTCGGCGGCGCCTACGAAATCGTATGCATTGAAAACGGCTTCCACGGACGCACGCTGGCCACGATGTCCGCGACAGGGAAAAAACAGTGGGAGCCGCTTTTTGCCCCGAAAGTTTCCGGATTTCGGCATGTGCCGTTAAACGATTTCGAAGCATGCGCGGCGGCCATTACCGACCGAACTTGCGCCGTTATGCTGGAGCCGGTTCAGGGGGAGGGCGGCGTGCATCCGGCCGACGCCGCGTTTTTGCACCGGCTTCGCCAAATTTGCGACGAACGCGGAATCATGCTCATTTTTGACGAAATCCAGACCGGGATCGGAAGAACGGGGAACATGTTCGCGTACGAGCATTACGGGGTGCAGGCGGATGTGATGACGCTCGGAAAAGGCATCGGCGGAGGGTTTCCTTTATCGGCGCTGCTCGTTAAAGAGAAATTTAATATTTTCGAACCCGGAGATCAGGGAGGGACGTATTCCGGGCAGCCTCTGGCCATGGCCGTCGGCAGTGCGGTCATTCGTGAGGTTGTTCGCAGAGAGCTTCCTCGAAACGCGGATACGCAGGGAAAATATATCGTCGCGGAGTTGCAGCGGCTGGCGAAAAAGCACCCGATAGCGAACATTCGCGGCATGGGCTTGCTGCTGGCATTCGACCTTCCGGCGGGGCAAGGGCCTAATCTGGTTTCGGAGTGCCTGAAGGAAGGTTTGCTGATCAATTCGCCTAATGCGGGAACTATCCGTTTGATGCCGCCGCTCATTGTGGCAAAAGGGGAAATTGACGACATGGTGGAGCGGCTGGATAAAGTTTTGGACAGAACGTCCCCTCTCAGCATTGTCTGTTCTTGA
- a CDS encoding nitroreductase family protein: MNRATIKASDFRQPAFEITPQFIDRWSPRSFLEKEVPEQVLYSVFEAARWAPSASNLQPWKFIIARTEEDRERFYSFIMPGNLIWCKKAPVLAVIASHTTSERGFNAAHAFDTGAAWGYLALEATRQGLITHAMGGFEKDKAREVLNVPADYELHAVVAIGYQGDKEALPENLQEREQPNQRRPLKESLFEGTFGKETLSRVRQ, encoded by the coding sequence ATGAATCGTGCAACAATCAAAGCATCCGATTTCCGTCAACCCGCATTCGAAATAACTCCTCAATTTATCGATCGGTGGTCGCCAAGGTCTTTTCTGGAAAAAGAAGTTCCCGAGCAGGTGCTGTACAGTGTATTCGAAGCGGCGCGATGGGCACCGTCCGCCTCGAATCTGCAGCCTTGGAAATTTATTATCGCCCGTACCGAAGAAGACCGTGAACGATTTTATTCCTTTATCATGCCGGGAAATCTCATTTGGTGCAAAAAAGCACCCGTACTCGCTGTCATCGCTTCGCATACGACATCCGAAAGGGGATTCAACGCCGCACATGCTTTCGATACGGGAGCAGCCTGGGGTTATCTTGCCCTGGAAGCGACGCGTCAAGGTTTGATTACCCATGCGATGGGAGGATTTGAAAAAGATAAAGCCCGCGAAGTCCTGAATGTACCCGCGGATTATGAACTCCATGCTGTCGTCGCCATCGGATATCAAGGCGATAAAGAAGCTTTGCCGGAAAATCTTCAGGAGCGCGAACAGCCGAACCAGCGCCGTCCTTTAAAAGAATCTTTGTTTGAAGGTACTTTCGGAAAAGAAACGCTCTCCCGGGTTCGACAGTAA
- a CDS encoding putative RNA methyltransferase: protein MFDFFAENADLFRCPICCGLMKVHERKSLRCARGHCFDISKHGYVNLLPRPVKTKYDKTMFDSRKIISQAGFFQPLDALITEQIVRYLGRGRDNINILDAGCGEGSHLAFLQDAIRRETGASVLGMGIDISKEAVSLAARQYPGSLWSVADLAKCPLQDRRFPCIVNILSPSNYSEFLRMLARGGIVVKVVPESGYLKELRELFYEPDKQTYSSSGTQERFAHFFKMIEARRLNYTFRLERSLIPHLFRMTPLSWGAGENAFRKAPDVDDMEVTVDLTVLIGTMPG from the coding sequence GTGTTTGATTTTTTCGCTGAGAATGCAGACTTGTTTCGCTGTCCGATTTGCTGCGGTCTGATGAAGGTCCATGAACGGAAAAGCTTACGTTGTGCTCGGGGCCACTGCTTCGATATTTCCAAACATGGCTACGTAAATTTGCTGCCGCGCCCGGTAAAAACGAAATACGATAAAACGATGTTCGATTCGCGTAAAATCATAAGCCAAGCCGGCTTCTTCCAGCCGCTGGATGCACTTATCACCGAGCAAATTGTCCGTTACCTGGGGCGGGGGCGCGACAATATAAATATTCTGGACGCGGGCTGCGGGGAAGGATCTCATCTCGCCTTTCTGCAGGATGCGATACGTCGTGAAACCGGAGCGAGCGTCCTCGGGATGGGAATCGATATTTCCAAAGAAGCCGTCTCCCTCGCTGCCAGGCAATATCCGGGATCGCTGTGGAGCGTAGCCGATCTCGCGAAGTGCCCGCTGCAGGACCGCCGGTTTCCATGCATCGTCAATATCCTCTCGCCTTCAAATTATTCCGAATTCCTGAGAATGCTTGCGCGCGGCGGAATCGTCGTCAAGGTCGTGCCGGAAAGCGGCTATCTTAAGGAGCTGCGCGAGCTTTTTTACGAGCCGGACAAACAAACGTATTCGAGCAGCGGAACGCAGGAGCGGTTCGCTCACTTTTTTAAGATGATCGAGGCCCGCCGTTTAAATTACACATTTCGCTTGGAACGTTCGCTTATTCCTCACTTGTTTCGCATGACGCCGCTATCGTGGGGAGCCGGTGAAAATGCATTCCGAAAAGCGCCGGACGTGGACGATATGGAGGTTACGGTTGATCTGACCGTATTGATCGGTACGATGCCTGGATGA
- a CDS encoding NUDIX hydrolase — MDRTPDAAGCTIFDESGRILLVHQTCGRKKWALPGGATEGGESAWEAAVRECREEIGIEVTDMSLTGLYFL, encoded by the coding sequence ATGGACAGAACGCCGGATGCCGCGGGATGTACGATTTTTGATGAGTCGGGAAGGATTCTGCTTGTGCATCAAACGTGCGGCCGCAAAAAATGGGCGCTGCCCGGCGGCGCAACGGAGGGAGGCGAATCCGCTTGGGAAGCGGCGGTAAGGGAATGCCGGGAGGAAATCGGAATTGAAGTGACGGACATGTCGCTGACCGGGCTTTATTTTTTATAA
- a CDS encoding ABC transporter permease, whose amino-acid sequence MSLYFKYLSILFRSQMQYRASFWLLTFGQFFIPFTAFAGLYFMFERFGQLRGWSFFEAVLLFAVIGMAYSLSECFSRGFDLFSSLVADGGFDRLLVRPRSTVLQVLGSRFEFTRAGRLLQSVMVLVWALMNLPIAWSFAKAVTLLLMIVCGTFIFTGIFMLTATLCFWTVQGLEIANIFTDGGREMAKYPLNIYQKWVTVFFTFIIPFGCVSYLPLLYILGKTHGNDILYILMPLAGALFLLPCLLVWHFGVRHYRSTGS is encoded by the coding sequence ATGAGCTTATATTTCAAATACTTATCGATATTGTTCAGGTCGCAAATGCAATACCGCGCCTCGTTCTGGCTGCTGACGTTCGGCCAGTTTTTTATCCCGTTTACGGCTTTTGCCGGGCTTTATTTTATGTTCGAGAGGTTCGGACAGCTTCGCGGCTGGAGCTTTTTTGAAGCCGTGCTGCTATTTGCGGTGATCGGCATGGCTTACTCGCTGAGCGAATGCTTTTCACGCGGGTTCGACCTGTTCTCCAGCCTGGTGGCGGATGGCGGCTTCGACCGCCTTCTCGTTCGTCCGCGGAGCACGGTCCTGCAGGTGCTCGGCTCCCGGTTTGAGTTCACCCGGGCCGGACGATTGCTGCAAAGCGTCATGGTCCTCGTGTGGGCTTTGATGAACTTGCCAATCGCATGGAGCTTCGCGAAGGCGGTAACACTCCTGCTGATGATCGTATGCGGCACGTTTATTTTTACGGGCATCTTCATGCTGACAGCGACGCTCTGCTTCTGGACGGTGCAAGGGCTGGAGATCGCCAATATTTTCACGGACGGAGGCAGGGAGATGGCGAAATACCCGCTGAATATATATCAAAAATGGGTCACGGTCTTTTTCACCTTCATCATCCCGTTCGGATGCGTCAGCTACTTGCCTCTGCTTTACATTTTGGGCAAAACCCACGGAAACGACATTCTGTACATACTGATGCCGCTTGCGGGTGCGTTGTTTCTGCTTCCGTGTTTGCTGGTCTGGCATTTCGGGGTTCGGCATTACCGCTCTACGGGATCGTAA
- a CDS encoding ABC transporter ATP-binding protein, which yields MPLIDVQHVRKVFQTSVRREGRFGTLVSLIRPEKKEVTAVEDISFSIEKGESVAYLGPNGAGKSTTIKMLTGILEPSGGSIRIGGLVPHKNRKLSSYQVGVVFGQRSQLLFDLPVKDSYELLRYMYSIPPERYRHNLEEFAEVLEVGHLLTRPVRTLSLGQRMRCEILAALLHEPEILFLDEPTIGLDVVAKERIRAFIEKINREKGVTLLLTTHDMNDIERLCHRTMIIDKGNLIYDGSLQYIKENFATERQIRAVFADVQAAQAAAAVFSGLGNVTVRTEEQVVRISYDQHAVDTAELLRRLLEKANPRDLTMQDESVDTLISRIYREGLARKQSAAAAEEAVR from the coding sequence TTGCCGCTTATCGATGTACAGCACGTTCGCAAGGTGTTTCAAACGTCCGTACGCAGGGAGGGGCGGTTCGGAACGCTGGTCAGTCTGATTCGTCCTGAGAAAAAAGAGGTGACGGCGGTGGAGGACATCAGCTTTTCGATTGAAAAAGGTGAAAGCGTTGCCTATCTCGGCCCGAACGGCGCCGGTAAATCCACGACGATCAAAATGCTGACAGGCATACTCGAACCGAGCGGAGGGTCGATCCGGATCGGAGGACTCGTTCCGCACAAAAATCGCAAGTTAAGCAGCTACCAGGTCGGCGTCGTATTCGGGCAGCGCTCGCAGCTGCTGTTTGACCTGCCGGTCAAAGATTCCTACGAACTGCTGCGGTATATGTACAGCATTCCTCCGGAACGCTACAGGCACAATCTAGAGGAGTTCGCCGAGGTGCTGGAGGTTGGGCACTTGCTGACGCGCCCTGTGAGAACGCTTTCTCTCGGGCAGCGAATGCGCTGCGAAATACTGGCCGCGCTGCTTCACGAGCCGGAAATACTTTTTCTGGACGAGCCTACGATCGGTCTCGACGTGGTCGCCAAAGAACGGATCCGGGCGTTTATCGAAAAAATTAACCGTGAAAAAGGAGTCACTTTGCTTCTGACGACGCACGACATGAACGATATCGAACGGCTCTGCCACAGGACGATGATCATCGACAAAGGCAATCTGATCTATGACGGCAGCCTCCAGTACATCAAGGAAAATTTTGCGACGGAACGGCAAATTCGCGCAGTTTTCGCGGACGTGCAGGCCGCGCAGGCGGCGGCCGCCGTTTTCTCCGGACTCGGAAACGTGACCGTCCGTACGGAGGAGCAGGTCGTTCGGATCTCGTACGACCAGCATGCCGTCGATACCGCCGAGCTGCTGCGGCGCCTCTTGGAGAAAGCGAATCCGCGCGATTTGACGATGCAGGATGAAAGCGTTGACACGCTGATCAGCCGGATTTACAGGGAAGGTTTGGCGCGGAAGCAATCGGCGGCTGCGGCAGAGGAGGCGGTCCGATGA
- a CDS encoding ABC transporter permease — protein sequence MLAPKRNALQQLLFLAGLYGQYLKIYFKTLVEYRADTLIAVFAGIMTQGSTLVFLSVLFARIPKLADWDFYELVFIFGLAATGKALNQTFFNAPFSLTGYIRRGQMDVMMVRPAGELFQTIGQSQELNGVGQLVTGIFIMLYAAWHLETEWTPWAVSYAVIALISSAVIQFAVLLAISVTSFWVLEVRSIIYPVNWLYDFTRYPLEIFHPLIRGLLTYVVPYAVGSFFPAAYLLRPEQYAWAGWAVPLCAAAVMLLSYTFWRFGLRRYSSVAG from the coding sequence ATGCTCGCACCGAAACGCAATGCGCTTCAGCAGCTGCTTTTTTTGGCCGGACTTTACGGCCAGTATTTGAAAATATATTTCAAAACGCTGGTTGAATACAGGGCGGATACGCTGATCGCGGTCTTTGCGGGAATCATGACGCAGGGCAGCACGCTTGTCTTCTTGTCAGTGCTGTTTGCGCGCATTCCGAAGCTGGCCGATTGGGACTTTTACGAGCTTGTATTTATTTTTGGGCTTGCCGCGACCGGCAAGGCGCTTAATCAGACGTTTTTTAATGCGCCGTTTTCGCTTACGGGTTATATACGCAGAGGCCAGATGGATGTCATGATGGTGCGGCCTGCCGGCGAGCTTTTTCAAACGATAGGTCAATCGCAGGAGCTGAACGGGGTCGGGCAGCTCGTGACCGGCATCTTTATCATGCTGTATGCGGCTTGGCATCTTGAAACGGAGTGGACGCCTTGGGCGGTGAGCTACGCCGTCATTGCGCTGATCAGCAGCGCGGTTATCCAATTCGCGGTGCTGCTGGCGATCAGCGTAACGTCGTTTTGGGTGCTTGAGGTCAGGTCGATCATCTACCCGGTCAACTGGCTTTATGATTTTACGCGATATCCGCTCGAGATTTTCCATCCGCTGATCCGCGGATTGCTGACCTATGTCGTTCCTTATGCCGTCGGGAGCTTCTTTCCTGCCGCATATTTGCTGCGTCCGGAGCAGTACGCCTGGGCGGGGTGGGCGGTTCCCCTATGCGCCGCGGCCGTCATGCTGCTGTCTTATACGTTTTGGAGGTTCGGGCTAAGAAGATACTCCAGCGTTGCCGGATAG
- a CDS encoding Rpn family recombination-promoting nuclease/putative transposase: MGDHLLDPHNDFVFKRIFGSEENKDILLAFLNRTFMESNEPPLTDIILMNPYTEKDSPQDKQSILDIKARTIDGKLINIEIQLFNRYDIEKRTLYYWSKMYSDQLVEGQPYRELKKCVAINILNFPYLPNDQYHNIFHLREQRSSIPLSDDLEIHFMELPKLDDSTVPVDGGLANWLLFLKGVNKSAWEVLTMNEPMLKKAMTVLEFLSYDAETRRLYEARQKYLHDEASLIEGAKTEGRAEGRAEGRAEGLAEGIAEGRAEGKEEMARRLLALGVDISVIAEASGLTEPEIKKLKPLQ, from the coding sequence ATGGGTGACCATCTGCTTGATCCGCACAACGATTTTGTATTTAAACGTATTTTCGGCAGTGAAGAGAACAAAGATATTTTGCTGGCCTTTTTGAACAGGACCTTTATGGAATCCAATGAGCCACCATTAACGGATATTATCCTGATGAACCCGTACACGGAAAAGGACTCTCCGCAAGACAAGCAGTCCATTCTGGACATCAAGGCCCGAACGATCGACGGGAAGCTCATCAACATCGAAATCCAGCTGTTTAATCGTTACGATATAGAGAAACGCACCTTGTATTACTGGAGCAAAATGTATTCGGATCAGCTTGTGGAAGGCCAGCCTTACCGTGAATTGAAAAAATGCGTTGCGATCAACATTCTCAATTTTCCATATTTGCCGAATGATCAGTATCATAATATCTTTCACTTACGAGAGCAACGTTCTTCCATTCCTCTTTCAGACGATTTGGAGATCCATTTCATGGAGCTGCCGAAGCTTGACGATTCGACGGTTCCGGTTGATGGGGGTTTGGCCAACTGGCTGTTATTCCTAAAGGGTGTAAATAAATCGGCTTGGGAGGTGCTGACCATGAATGAACCGATGTTAAAAAAAGCAATGACCGTGCTGGAGTTTCTCAGCTATGATGCAGAGACTCGCAGGCTCTATGAAGCGCGGCAAAAATATCTTCATGACGAAGCGTCGTTGATTGAAGGAGCTAAAACGGAAGGTCGGGCGGAAGGTCGGGCGGAAGGTCGAGCGGAAGGTCTTGCAGAAGGCATTGCTGAAGGCAGAGCCGAAGGAAAGGAAGAAATGGCCCGAAGGCTTCTAGCCCTGGGAGTCGATATTTCCGTCATTGCCGAGGCATCCGGTCTTACCGAGCCAGAAATCAAGAAACTCAAACCTCTTCAGTGA
- a CDS encoding ABC transporter ATP-binding protein codes for MIALQGISKSFKVAKRSAGLRQAVKALFVREHTVVEALHNISFTIGEGEIVGYIGPNGAGKSTTIKVMSGILVPDRGACSIMGYTPWEDRTAYVGNIGVVFGQRSQLWWDVPVIDSFELLRDIYKIPAAVYRANLHLLTERLGLGGILQTPVRQLSLGQRMRCEIAASLLHGPKILFLDEPTIGLDAVSKIAVRQFIKAINQEKGVTVILTTHDMQDIEALADRILMIGKGTLLYDGTIGSLRGRFGTERIITADYREHAEPVDIPGTNRLSWSPERAVYSVDTERVPIASVISRLSERVELVDVAVETKPVEEIIVQLYKEHQI; via the coding sequence ATGATCGCACTGCAAGGCATCAGCAAATCGTTTAAGGTCGCGAAGCGTTCGGCCGGTCTTCGCCAGGCCGTAAAGGCTCTGTTTGTCCGTGAACACACCGTCGTGGAAGCGCTTCACAACATTTCGTTCACGATTGGCGAAGGGGAAATCGTCGGCTATATCGGACCTAACGGCGCAGGAAAATCGACGACGATCAAGGTGATGAGCGGCATTTTGGTGCCGGATCGGGGCGCCTGTTCGATCATGGGTTATACGCCATGGGAGGATAGGACGGCCTACGTCGGAAATATCGGCGTCGTGTTCGGGCAGCGCTCGCAGCTGTGGTGGGACGTACCCGTAATCGACTCGTTCGAACTGCTGCGCGACATTTACAAAATACCGGCTGCGGTTTATCGTGCGAATCTGCATCTGCTTACGGAGAGGTTGGGACTTGGCGGGATCCTGCAAACCCCTGTCAGGCAGCTGAGCCTGGGGCAGCGGATGCGCTGCGAAATTGCCGCTTCGCTCCTTCATGGCCCGAAGATTTTATTTTTGGATGAGCCGACGATCGGGCTGGATGCGGTGAGCAAAATCGCCGTTCGCCAGTTCATCAAGGCGATCAACCAGGAGAAGGGCGTGACGGTTATCCTGACCACTCACGATATGCAAGATATCGAAGCGCTGGCCGACCGTATCCTGATGATCGGCAAAGGAACACTGCTCTACGATGGCACTATCGGGTCACTTCGCGGCAGGTTCGGCACGGAGCGGATCATTACGGCTGACTACCGGGAACATGCCGAGCCGGTCGATATCCCCGGTACGAACCGGCTGTCTTGGTCGCCGGAGCGGGCGGTCTACAGTGTCGATACCGAACGGGTGCCGATCGCCAGCGTCATCTCCAGATTATCGGAGCGGGTCGAACTTGTCGATGTTGCCGTCGAAACGAAGCCCGTCGAAGAAATCATCGTACAATTGTATAAGGAGCATCAAATATGA